The genome window AAAATCCTTCCCAGACCAGGGAATTTCCTTGAGGAGGAATTTAACACAAACTCTTGTTGCGGTAAGAGGAGCTGTTCCTGCTGGACAAACACAATGATCtatactcactcactctttgAATGAATGAGAAGGGTCAAAAGTAATGTCAAGACTGGAAACCAGGGAAGAGGGGAAATAACTGGGGAAATAATTTGGAGTGTTAAAGGTCCTGTTTCACAAAGGATAGATTTTAAACCAATAAGAATGAATTCAATCTTGTTACAGTTGAGCATGAAAAAGTTGTGTTTCATCTGGGTTTGATTTCAGGTAGGCAGGATCAATGTGTTGCAGAGGTAGATTATGGAAGGATTTGGTGCTGACATAGATTTGAGTGTTGTTGGCATAGCAGTGAAAGTCAAGATTGAAATGGTGTATAGTGTGACCAAGAGGGAGTATGTAGATGATGAACAGTAGAAGTTCAAGCACTGAATCTTGGGGGACTCCTTCAGCAACAACTGAGGTGGACAAGTTGTGTCCAGAGAGTGTACTGTTTTCTCTCAGTGAGATAGGACGTGAGCCAGTCCAGGGTGGAGCCCTCAATGCCCAGTTCACACAGTCTTAACGGAAAGGTGGAATGACACACAGTAGCAAAGGATGCACTCAGGTCTAGCAATATGAGTATGTTGAGGGCTTCAGTATCTGTGGATGTGAGATCAATGGTCTCATTAAGCAATGCACTATCAGTGCTCTGGAATGAGTGAAATCCAGACCAGGGGGTTCAAAAGAGCATTAGATTGAAGGTAAGAATAAAGCTGAGTAGAAATGATATATTCAAGTGCTTTAGACAAGAAAGGGAGATTGGAACTGGGAGAATAGTTATTAAGATTGGTTGGATCTATACCATTTTTTAAGGATTGGCGTAATTGCTGTAGTTTTGTGGACAGATGGAACAAGACCTTGACACAGAGACTTGTGAGGTGTGGGGTGAGAATAGGTAAGCAAGCTTTAACTAAAGTACATATtagaggacagacagacaggacagaATCGGCAAGGGGAGGCTAGTGAATATGAGGTGGGAGAGAACACAATAAGTGGATCAACAGACTTAATATTGTGGAAAGAAATAGATCTTTTTTTTACAGTTCTGGAGTGTGGGGAATGGGGCAGAGAATATGTGGCTCTGGTTGAAAAGCAGAAACAATAGGAGATGAAGATTCAGGACAGGCAAGGATACAGAGCAGACAAGATCAAGAGTATGGCCTTTAACATGAATGGGAAAATGTATGGGTTGAATAAAATGAAGACAGTCAAGAAGAGAAATGAAATCATTTGCAAAATTTgctatttaaatattcaaaataaatatttagaccACTAATAAGTAACAGACtagaagaaatgaaagaaaacagagcAATAAGAGATTAGGGCAATTTGAAATGCAGGCTTGCAATACtgatttaaagttaataaactGACTATCACTCTAAACCGCTTCCATATTTCCATTTTCCTCTCCACAGCTTCATCAGGTCACATGAGTCCACCACCAGAGCTACAGAGCAGAGAATATTTCATGAAATGTACGTCTAACACACAGATTGTAAACCACATAAAATCATTTGTGTATTGTTTTCTAAATCTGAGATATTTCTTGCTCACTTTCTCTCCccatttaaaatgtaacacacatacacacagccgTTGCACTTTTCACATTAATATAGTCTGTGAAATAAACCCTAcatgttcatatttttcatatttcaagtttttctcttatttcagatttccaatatctgactctggatcctAACACGGCACATCGTAACCTCATTCTGTCTGAAACAAACAGAACGGTGAGATACAGTATGAGTGAGCAGCagtactctgatcatccagagagatttgactACTGGCTTCAGGTGTTGAGTGAGGatagtgtgtgtggacgctcttactgggaggtggagtggagcggtgttggtggtgtgttcATTTCACTCTCATATAAAGACATACACAGGAAAGGACCAGATAATGCGTCTGGGTTTGGACGCAACaatcagtcctggagtctgTGGTGTACtacttcttctctctctttctttcacaacTACATTGAGACTAAGCTCCGAGTTCCAgcatcctccagaataggagtgtatgtggatcacagtgcaggaactctgtccttctgcagcgtctctgacacgatgaagctcctccacagagtccacaccacattcactcagcctctgtATGCTGGGTTTGGGCTCTACTCACGGCCTGATTCTATTGTGAGATTATTTGATCCAGAATAGCATGTGTAGTGTTTTATGAAAAATTCCTGCACATTGCCACATTGTTGCCCAATCAACTGTCTTACTAGCACACAATCCATCTGCACAGAAAACAGCTCAGTAATTTATTTTAGACTACCATCTGTGGGAAATAACTACAGTGTCTTAAATATATTGTTTGTGAAAAAACCTCagaactgatttttaaaaaaaaaaaaccacacacatctTCACTGGGTTTCAGTATGTTAAATTGAAGTGTGCTTTAATTTTAACTAGCATCTAATGATGACAAATATGTCTCtgctatctgtatctgtctgtgatCTGACTCCAGATTTGGATTCTGAAGATGATTGTTCGATTCTGATtagtcaaaaggtgttgattaatttttttaataacagataTATTGGTTCTATCCACCTTATTTTCAGTGTTCCAATGGTGTCGATCTGATTAAAGGTTTTTATGCAAGACTTCCAGGAAATTCAgcctcatatttattttttacttaatagTTAATGATAGTAGTTATGGATTCATggaaaatgtattgtttgttCAGTTAGGGGTTTGCCTTAATAACTGCCACAAATGAAAAGTTTTCTTAGAGCAAGTGTGCTTTAACCAGAAACATCCACAAGAGCTGAATGTGGATGTGAGATGCCATGGGATCGCCATCTGCCGCCTAACCATGAAGAGGCTGTTTGGCTTAGGTTACAAGTGTTTAATCTAAAGGAACCAACGAAGTATTTGGGCTCTGATTCTCCAGAGAAAATTCAGAGGTGGAGTCTTGTCAGCAGAAAAACAGTTTCTGCTTGTTCTGATATACTGTAACTGTGAGActggctagctagcaagctaacattagctacatCTGTTCATAACATTATCTTGAAGCAAATATCTACACTCATAGTTCAGAATTAAGTTAAAGCACTGTGAGTTATTGCAGTTAATGAACATTTTCTATTAAAGAAAGTGACTGCAGACATGAGGTAGCTGTTCATGTCTTCTCACACAGGTctctttaacagaaatattattattattattattattattattattattcttattaataataataataataataataatgataataataataaaacagcaatAACTAATAGTACTTTAAGTTATGGAAAAGAAGGAAATATGTGCTATTATTTCTGCATTGCAAAATAAGGAGGGTAGTAACAGCTTGTTCACAGAAACTTGTATAGTGGACTCTACATAATCAGATTAACAAACTTTTTTGcaacaaaataattaacaaaataattgtTGATTTGATATAATTgttgttctgtttatttaacaataatggaatgagtctccagtgtcagcactttgtaaatatCAGAGGTAAAATTTTTTCATGAACATTCTGCAATATTAAACGGAAATATAAATGACTAAAAAGTGTGAcgtggcaaattgctatggtgtaacaggaaaaaagacatggtgttataaaatatattattaatttcatgATGCGTACAATACCAGTAACTGATTTATCTCACCACCCTAGCACTgcttgtttttctataacagtataacacaatgggttttattccttatgtaaatTTTTGACTTAATTATACCATTTTATTATACCAAATTGgggtcattcattcattcatttagtttttGTGAAAGCAGAAATTCTGGAAATACCCCAACCACACAGCTCAGGAATCAAGCATCACACAAGGTCTTTGtgctcctcctcctttttctttccctctccccTTACCCCTCTCTTGCACcataattaatacaaaattgGGAAGTTCATTTCGGAGAAAATTAATCCTCCCTTCTTAGTGTGTGTGCTTAGGAAATTTGCCAGTATTTCAGTATCTCAGAAccagttcagctgtccagtctgTACAATCGTGTGCTtgcaactttgtggcaacagttgaAAAAAGccctttaaagaaaaaaaaaaaacacgaaatAAAGCCTTTTTACAACTTACAGAGCATTactttactcttttactctttCACCTCCCATCCATGCCCAAGAACACACAGCCCTGCCTTCAAGAATCTACGGTGGGCAGGAGAGCTCATGCACATTTAGGGTTCAGCCATTAGATAGCTATATAACCTTACATCTGATAGCTAACCGGATTCAGAGTACAGAGAATCCTTGAGTTCCAGCCATCAAATTAAAACCCCAAGCAAAGAAATCTACAGAACATTTACAGTCAAAACACAACTGCAATTATAACTGTATAACAATGTCTATATCATTTTATGGACTTTATTAGCACCACTCGGAGTGTTAAGCTCCTTTGTGatgtattgttaaaagcactggagaaacacacacagtacacaacATAACGTTCAGAACTCTGAGAAACATTAATGTACTTTTAACTAACCAATTAGCTCATACTTTATAAGAGGCTGAATGTAACTGATGTGTCTTCAGAGTGAGTTAAAGCAGGAGCAGATAAAATCCCAGCAGAGAAACCAGGAGAAGCAgtagaaggtgcaggagctgaaacaggctgtgaacactataaaagtgagcagagacagagctgctcctagaaacacacaACGTGGACAACGAGTGTTTTAAAGTCCCAGTAAGAGAGCGAATGGTAGATGAGCTTTAaatcttgtgtctctgtgtcttgtAACAGCTCAGTGCACAGATAGCAGTGGAGGAAATCAAAATTAACTAGTTTTGTGGCTCATTTCCACTCAAAATGACCTTACTCTCTTAACgtttagaaaataataaacttataaAGCTATAAATGTTAAGTTTTTCATGTTCAATTTGCCAATTTAAATAAGCTAGTTAGCTGCTGCTTTAGCTCACGCGCGCAAACAGGACGATAAATTACACAACAATGAAGCAGGAACGTTAGAAAAGCTTCAAAATATAAAGCATTACAActctaaaatgatatttaacattacacatggaaaccattatattaaaatgacaaacaaaatatgctttttttgcTTTCCTTTACCTCAGCGTGAAGTGGCAGTTGGCCGTTACGATCCAAATGATGCGCATACGCAGAACTGCGATTTCTCCAGCTAAGTTTTGACAGAGAGCAAACGTTATGATTTCGACCAAACAGAGAATGTTGTTGATACTGACCTATACAACTATAAGTAAACATTGAATCGAGGTCTCTTTGCTATCTGGGACATTAGTGATTTATAATTCTTTAGTGTTTCAAGCCCGTAATGCTTAACTGGGTTCATTCTGCATTTACCCTGAAtagtaaacacagtaaacagaaaagctgtaactcttTCATTCAAATCAAACACTCATGTACAGTTCTGTTGTCTGTCCCTTTTAGTGTAATTTCTACTTGGGTTAGACAATGTGTGCTCAATCTATCaagttttaatttcttctccaaacacattttatgGGGAAAatgatgatagagtaaataatccacctcggCCATGACTTCGTTACATTACTTTACATCTGCGACTGAGACCATAACACGACTGCTGATGCCGTATTACGGAAACATTACTAACACAGTCTATAAGAATATAGCCCACTGGAGCTCAAATGTAGGGGGTGTGTCACTCACATGACACGGCTTTTTACTCTACAGTGCTGGACTTGTTACTGTTAGCCCATAGCCTCACTTCATATCATTCTATGTGTCTTTCCTGTGACTGCTGGTGGTCCCAAATAATAgcctttaaaatgtgtgttaacTGCAAATACGATGATGTGAATGCCAAAAATCTTTTAatacaagctgtgtgtgtgtgtgtctgtgtgtgtgtgttctaattAAAGTTAGAATTGCagatctacaaaaaaaaaaacacactgaatattaCATAAAGATATGTACAACATCAAAAAGAGTAAtagtaatgaataaaagaaaaaatgagcaaTAAAAACAGGTGTGCAAAAATGACAGTGaataatatatacaacatatgtataacataaacagtatatacagaTGGTTGTGCAGAAATGTGTTCACATATCACACAGAGATGACctgttgtacagtgttaaaAATTAATGTCATCATATGCcgctataaactgataaaaagccTGTATGATGGGTGTTGTCtggttaaatattttcttacCTTTCTGACCTGATTAACACTGAGTGAAGACAAATGTCaattttaattaatacattttaaaatacatcacATGAATACacctgaaattacattttaattcttATACCTGACTGAAGCAACATAAAACAGGCCATTGGCTTCCTTAGAGCCAGGGAAAAACCAGTTACCTCTGCAAGAACATGCAGCATAATCTCTGGCCAGAGCATTCAGTGGGCAAtaaaggagagaggagagacagagaagaggaCAAGAACcaaagacaaaagctagacaacAAGTGCTGTGCAAGACATGACTCTTATACAAGTGCTCATTAAACCCAAAATGTGAAACAGGTGCAAGCAGTCACGTGACATGATCCATGAGGTGCAGATGCTAATGGGAATCGTATTCATGCATGGGCTTCGGTGTGACCATGACACTCTTTATTTGATCTattagaaaacacaaaactccTGATGTCACATTAACAACTTAACAATCCCACTTCTGACACCAAATGTGAGGCAGTGGTTTCACAGACTCCAGAATACCCCCAGAATGATGGCAATACTCGCCGAGATGTTATAGTGCaaggtgatgatttatttacagtgctcaAGAGGTGATCCAgtatgggggggaaaaaaaaaaaaacccaaagctatatacaaagttacaaacaaataagcaaataaacaaacaaacaaacactttagctctatatacaataatttaaacTCTAACAAATACTGCTCACTGCACCACAGTTGCATGCTCACTCAAAAACAACAACCGACCTACCAATCAACCAACACCCACAGTCCCAGGAACGAGCGAACCTCCTTCTTTGTTGTTGGTCTTGGGGTGTGTCGAACCGCCTCTACTTTATCCACTTGAGGTTTCAGCTCTCCGTTCCCCAGGCTGTACCCAAAGTAATTTGTCTCCAACTTTGTCCAGtcacattttgccacatttaAGGTTAGGCCCTTTTGCAGGGTTACTTTTAGGTGTTTCAAATGGTCTTACCAGCTTGCGCTGTGGATGACAACGTCGTCCAGGTATGCAGGAGACCACTCTTCACAGCCTCTGAGGACTTGGTCCATTAATCGTTGGAAGGTTGCTGGTGCTCCATGCAGCCCATAAGGCAAAACAGTGAACTGGTATAGCCCCAGTGGAGTGTTGAATGCCGTGTACGGTTTGGACGCCTCCTCTAGGGGTACTTGCCAGTATCCTTTGCAAAGGTCCAAGGTAGTGATGTACTTAGCTTGGCCAATCCTCTCTAAAAGGTCATCAATACGTGGCATCGGGTATGCGTCGAATCGTGACTACTCCATTCACTGTCAGAGGGTTCTATAACTCCCAACTCCAGCATTGTCTCAATCTCCGCTTTTAGAGGCACCAGCAGTCTCTCAGGGATTCTATACGGCCGCTGTCGATGAGGTGTTGCATCAAGGAGCCGGATTCTGTGATGTACCA of Pangasianodon hypophthalmus isolate fPanHyp1 chromosome 30, fPanHyp1.pri, whole genome shotgun sequence contains these proteins:
- the LOC128317855 gene encoding tripartite motif-containing protein 16-like; this encodes MHKIIETSTKQEKIFSQHDRLMEVYHLNDQTCMCYLCTMDNHRGHDIVIAERNEKQAFASGRQSPQLIRPKFNPCDIFDLNGLSHSLPKILPRPGNFLEEEFNTNSCCASSGHMSPPPELQSREYFMKYFQYLTLDPNTAHRNLILSETNRTVRYSMSEQQYSDHPERFDYWLQVLSEDSVCGRSYWEVEWSGVGGVFISLSYKDIHRKGPDNASGFGRNNQSWSLWCTTSSLSFFHNYIETKLRVPASSRIGVYVDHSAGTLSFCSVSDTMKLLHRVHTTFTQPLYAGFGLYSRPDSIVRLFDPE